A section of the Syntrophales bacterium genome encodes:
- a CDS encoding response regulator transcription factor has translation MKKIRVLIVDDHPIVRAGFRQILSETDDMEVAGEAANGDDALDCIRENQFDIVLLDISMPGRNGLEILRELKKDAPGLPVLIMSMYPEEYYTARALQAGASGYLTKAGAPNHLVLSIRKILGDRPRPHLSVLAGKPLFHGRSWSFEHSIRSSPRAGEPHGQVRH, from the coding sequence GAAAAAGATTCGCGTTCTTATTGTCGATGACCATCCCATCGTGAGAGCCGGTTTCAGGCAGATACTGTCGGAGACGGACGACATGGAAGTCGCCGGAGAAGCGGCAAACGGCGATGATGCCTTGGACTGCATTCGGGAGAACCAGTTCGACATCGTACTCCTGGACATTTCCATGCCCGGCCGGAACGGTCTCGAGATTCTGCGGGAATTGAAAAAGGATGCACCCGGGTTGCCCGTGCTGATCATGAGTATGTATCCCGAGGAATACTATACCGCGCGGGCGCTTCAGGCGGGAGCATCGGGCTACCTGACGAAAGCCGGCGCCCCCAATCATCTGGTTCTGTCAATACGGAAAATCCTCGGAGATCGCCCCCGGCCGCATTTGAGCGTACTTGCGGGGAAACCCTTGTTTCACGGGCGTTCATGGTCCTTCGAACATTCGATCAGGTCTTCGCCGCGGGCGGGAGAGCCCCATGGGCAGGTTCGTCACTAG